CTGACTTAGCTTCTTAAACCTTAAGCCCAGTTAATCAACAACAGAAAACCAGATATTATCAGTCTCAAGTAGAGCCAAGGGAATTCACCTGagcatttgtttttcagtaacGTTCTACTAAGATTGTATTTAACCCACTGTAAATTATACACAGTACGACTTGGAACAATAGTGTAATGCACTTTGATTTCTAGCAGCcctataagtaaaaaaaatgttacttagtaaaaatgttctttattattttactgtgcATGTATTTCATGTTGAATGTATGTAATGCATATGTGAGTACATATTAGAATTATAAGAAGATGTTTTTAAACTCTTCACAGATCAGTAAAGATCAAAGTGAAAGAAAGGTGTGCACCGCTAACATTTGAATGAATGGTTTAACAAGAGCTTTCTTCTGCACAATATCTCTCAGATACTGTCATTGTTTAAACAGAGGCACGCCGTAGATAAGTGCAATTGATGTTATCTTTGAATCTAGTCCCAGTGCCACTGCAATGCAGTTGCAGCACGTTTGTGAGAAGTGGCCGGCTGTAAAGCTGTGAGAGACAGGGAGTGTTTCAGATAAAATATTCCAGCGTAAATCACCCTTATCAATAGAGCCTGTTAACCGGATCACCTCCTGTCCTCACCCACTTTCTGtattccttgttttttttaatgtcgtATGATGTCATAGAGCTTAAATTTCCCAGCCTTGTCCGCCGCTCGCACGTGATGCTCTCAGATTGCATTTCATATCGTGACGTCTTTCTCTGGAAAGGAAAACAATGCAATAGTGTAGGAGATTCAAAACACTCGCTACAATGGAGACAGTGTTCAATCGAATCCAAGCTCTTCCTtgttattaaacagacaaagTTCAGCTAAACTGGACTGGGGTGACAATAACGAAGCGCATTAATATGAGCTTTAAGATTAAATCAAATCTGATTATATCAACTTTTAAATCACATTCCGGGATTTGTTGTTCTTGATTCATTGATGAATGATATTCCAAATAATGCATGCCTTACCAAAATGAAATGGTTTGCACTGCCCTTGCAGCTAAAATAACGAATCCTGCTTGCTATTTTAACTCCTCCCCTCCAGGCACCATTGCTCCACTTTTCACTCAATATTCCTGTTAAATATCCTGTTTAACTAGAAAAAGCCAGATtatgaaactgaaataatttgTTGACTTAAGATAATGACAAACCAAAGGCATACGGATACTTTTTTATTGACAAACTCGGTGGCAAAGTAGTAGTACTAGTCCAGTAATAGGCTTGTGTTCGATGATAAAGGAAACAATACAGACTTCCCCTGCCCTGGTTATTTTATTAGCTTAATTggttaattacttttttaaaacttatttaaatgtattcagttttaaatgctCTCTGTGCATCTTTATCAATTGAGAAAGTACCCTGCATTCTGTACTGGAATTTAAAtttgtagtctttttttttttttatttaaattaaaaagtctgTTATCTGTACTCTAGTTATTCAGTGTAGaaaaatattgactttttattaAAGACGCTTTTCATAATGTTTCTTCGACGATTTTGTTGTCTGCCAGAGTAAAGTCTGATTTATCTTTAGTTTAGTTGGCTTGCATTGGTTTTGCTATGCATGTAATTCATTTAACAGTTTAGTCATAAAGCAAACAAGCAACTATCTAGACAATGATACAACTTGTTAAGGATTTCTTTCTCTTCGACTCTCAGATGACAACCGACTCTTCGGGTTCGTAAGGATCACAACGGGTGATGCCATGAGCAAGCGCGCCAAATTCACCCTCATCACCTGGATCGGCGAAAACATCAGCGGACTGCAGAGAGCCAAGATTAGCACTGACAAGACACTGGTAAAAGACATCGTGCAGGTGGGTGTTGCGTTCCTTGATTCCGTAGCTCGCGCCGCATGCAAACTTTCGCGGACTTATAAACTTGGCCGCACCCGGACAAGCAgatttcaaggttttttttcactgtaaacaaATCGGTGCGTTCATGCAAACGGGCCTTTCCCTCCATCGCTCACGGTGTGTTTTTTCCACGCAGAACTTTGCCAAGGAGTTCATGATAAGTGATCCCAGAGAGCTGGAGGAGGAATATCTCCGCGGCGAGCTGAAAAAGGCCGGCGGGGCCAACTACGACGCCCAGGCCGAATAGAACTTGGGGGCGGGTTTTGGTGGAGAAGGAAGAGGAAAACGTcatctcatacacacacacacacacacgcacacacaaatatacacatacacataaatatacttaCCTCACCCCTCTTGCCAGTCTGGTCATGGTTGATTTATCTATCTACTGTACTGTGCATCATCTCAAAGTCATCTCTGCTAGCGCTATGAGGTTCTCTTTTTCTTCAGGGGCATTTTTGTAACTGTAGTTTTTGACGATGCTCCTTTTGGCTCAGAGTTGTCATCACTGTGATACGCTTCCATAATCAATAGAGAGCATACGAGTCTAGCGTTGTTTTCTAAAGGGGTTTATTATATATCTTCATCTCCCCTCTGAATACAGACCACTGTGTTTATGGTCTCAATCTCCCATGGAGAGGAAGACATCATGgaatgtgtgcatttgtgtatgtgtgtgtttgcagacaCTGCACTGTGACTGGCTAACTTGCATGCAGGGGGTGGAGTCTTAAAGGATCTTGtagctctgattggctgtttcgCACTCTCCACCCAACAAAGGGGCAGCCATTTCTCTAGTGTAGCCTTCATTTCGGTTTAATTTGA
This region of Puntigrus tetrazona isolate hp1 chromosome 18, ASM1883169v1, whole genome shotgun sequence genomic DNA includes:
- the cotl1 gene encoding coactosin-like protein, whose translation is MATRIDKEACREAYNLVRDDSSDICWASFKYDGSTIVPAGHGSDYEEFKSQCTDDNRLFGFVRITTGDAMSKRAKFTLITWIGENISGLQRAKISTDKTLVKDIVQNFAKEFMISDPRELEEEYLRGELKKAGGANYDAQAE